The Danio aesculapii chromosome 8, fDanAes4.1, whole genome shotgun sequence genome window below encodes:
- the igf3 gene encoding insulin-like growth factor 3: MPSDAMPTCHARRLQIMPGFMLKVSESLLSVLKQVPSWRSVCVLYSLCCVLILPDNTEGAKARCGRELVDDLEFVCGDRGFYIGKPGAARSGGPRSRGKGIVDQCCVRGCDLQHLELYCAKSKKVRRDVSASPLQTPDNQFWLVFQRRYQKLAELQRDEESASQRIRERTLYQQNLINTKTSTQTPSTHLSSTTEMPNLISHIR; the protein is encoded by the exons atgcCATCAGACGCAATGCCAACCTGTCATGCCAGACGCCTTCAGATAATGCCAGGATTCATGCTGAAG GTGTCTGAGAGCTTGTTGTCTGTGCTGAAACAGGTGCCCAGCTGGCGGAGTGTGTGTGTCCTCTACTCTCTGTGCTGCGTTCTCATCCTGCCAGACAACACTGAAGGGGCCAAAGCACGCTGCGGACGAGAACTAGTGGACGATCTGGAGTTTGTGTGTGGAGACAGAGGCTTTTACATAG GCAAACCTGGAGCAGCTCGTAGCGGTGGTCCTCGCTCTCGTGGGAAAGGCATTGTAGACCAGTGTTGTGTGCGTGGATGTGACCTCCAGCATTTGGAGTTGTACTGTGCCAAATCCAAGAAAGTGCGGCGTGATGTCTCTGCATCTCCTCTGCAGACTCCG GATAACCAGTTCTGGCTGGTGTTTCAGCGGCGATACCAGAAGTTAGCAGAGCTGCAGCGAGATGAGGAATCGGCATCTCAGAGAATCAGAGAGCGGACGCTGTATCAGCAGAACTTAATAAACACCAAAACAAGCACCCAAACTCCCTCAACACACCTTAGTTCGACAACTGAGATGCCAAATTTAATCTCTCACATCCGATAG